The nucleotide sequence GAATCAAGAAGGAAATTTTGGTTCAGAGCACTCTGCATCACCATCACAAGGGAGTAGTCAACAGCAGTTTTTAGAAGTGGAAACAAATGTAGATGATTCAATGGACATTCAACAGCAGGTGAaactattttaaattttattacagaagttgaaaggaaaacacataCTAAGATGATTTCAAAATGAGTAATATGGATGTATGCTTTCATAAAGTCATATATATTGTGGGTACATTATTAAACGTTATTGAACATCTGTTATGTCTGACCTCAGGACATGGATATAGATGAAGGACAGGATGTTGCTGAAGAGGAGATTTTtgaacaagaagaaaagaaatcagCTGTTCGTTCAAGATCGAGAACTCATTCAAGATCTCGTTCAAGGTTTCATAATTAACTTCTATTAAGTAAATGGAGGTTTTCTGGATTGAAGTTGCAATTTGTGATTATCAGTCTCAATTgtgtatttttcaaaattttcatgAGCAGTTTTTGGCAATGAAAAGTGTTCGTTTCATACTTGTGTATGAGATGCAGATTTCTGTATGACAGTTCATTTTTCATATCTATGGTTtacttaaattttttttaagacCTGTTCAGGTAACAAAAACAACTAACACTAACCAACTGGACAAGTGGGTTTTTATGCCAAAAAAATAGATGGAACATTTTGAATGTGCTTTAAGCTCAAGGTGTATGTTCTGTTTCTCGTACCAATGGCATTAAGTTTATCTCCTGAACCAGTTTGAGTGAATATAATAGAGATGTCTGTATCATGCTTGAAGTTTGTAATTAAAAGATAACTAaatgaaaaatttatttttttaaatcagtttactgaaattaagtattttgtaGGTCACCAAGAAAACGAAGGTCTAGATCACGGTCTGGTTCTCGTAAGCGTAAACACAGAAAACGTTCACGCTCAAGatcaagagaaagaaagagaaagtcaTCTCGGTCATATTCCAGTGAAAGAAGGgctagggaaagggaaaaggaacgtCAGAAAAAGGGATTGCCTCCTATCCGGTCAAAAAcactaagtggtaagtggcagcTGCTTACTGTTTTAATAATGTAGTGTTAAGGGGAAAAAGGCTTTGATTTTTGTTGAAAGAACAAGATGTAGCTTGAGTACTGTTACAAAATACAGTAACCATATTCTTTTGTGTAAGTTTCATTTCTGGTGTTTCTTACAACTTAGGTACATGGTTTAATCTTAGAGGGAAACAAGTCTCATACTGTTACACTGATGATCTTACTCATACTGTTGCACCAATGATTTTACTTCTGAACAGAGAGTAGCAAGGGTTGTCCCGAAGTTACAATCTGCTTTCTCTTTAATGCTGTCTTCTGTGGGGCTTGTGGAGATGATCAGCGCGTGATCTGAAAATTGCTAGGCTGATAAGACATTTAAGTATGTGGTACACACTTTGGACTCTTTGCTGAATATGTTAGAGGCCAGTTTTGGTAAAACTTCAGTGctcttttaaaatagcttttcacAGGAACATAGAGTCAGATGGAAATGGGAATCAGGTAACTTGCTGTCATAAAACAGACCATAATGGTCACGTCTTAAAGTATCCAAAAATCAACTGGATTTTCTGCTTCTACAGAGTGCTGCTGCACACTGCTGTTGTTTCTACAGAGAATTTATGTACTAAAAAGGAGGAAAGTCATAGAGAAGGAAAATTTTTCCAGAGTTGCACAAATCAAAAGGAATGTATTTTGAGATGAGTGCCACAAGCAGTAAAGTTTGGTGTGGTTGTCTGCTACTCTGTCAGTACATCCTAGTGCTACTTTTAACAGAACTCTGGATTCTTGGGATGCATAATTgtacttaatttatttttgtaatgaaCTTGTGTTCCTGAATTTAGCCTTGTTTAGATAGTGTATACACAGTTTCTGATGTAAGTTTTTGCGTATTTTGTGTCTTAAAATGACATCGTTTATCTGACAAGATAAACAGTTCAAAATTCATTTTTGCAAATGAAGGAGTGTTCTGTTCTCTTCAAATAAGTATTTTACATCATTCTTAGATGGCTTTAAACTAAGGACTGTACTACAGGTTAGGTGtgaatttcttttcttctctgactTTTCACATGAAAAGGGGCAAGTTagttgtatggcatagacttccACCAGTTATCCACAGAGCAAGGAGCTATAATTAGAAGGGATGGGAGCTGGGAGGCAGGGATGTTAAGTGACCTGGTGAGATCCTGCGAACTGAGCCAGCTCATGGAAAGGAGATACTAAAAAGGCTAAGTGAAGTGTGGAAACTTGGGGGGAATATAAATAAATAGGGAATTTACCTGAAAGCATTTTACTTCATGGAATTTATTCAGTGACAGCCACTGTTCTAAATTTCTGAGGTCTGAAGAGTTGTTTCGTAGGCCTTAAGACCATGAGAAACCTACAGGGCCATCTACAAGCATGTGAGAAACACATTTTGTCCAAGAGAAATCTGAAGGCTGGTCATTCTCAGTACTGCTGAGTACTGCTCTCAACTGAAAATGTCAGTTGACAGAAGAGCACACAACACTGGTTTCCAGTTTGATGCACCAGGATTGGTACAGGAAGGATGTGTGATCTATcaagatgatgatgaagaaagAATATTTCCTTGGTTCAGGCCCAAGAGATCAAGATTGCCTGGTTTTGTTCTGCCTTAGATCCTTTAAGATCATGGGTGGATTACTCAGGGTAGTAAGATATTTGAGGAAAACCACCAATACTGACCAAATCTCTTGCTGGTTTAGATCACCTGTTGTTAAGTGGAAGTACCTGCTTTGAGTTTGTCAAGACTTGTACACATAGATTGAGTCATATTTGAGAGACTAAAGAACGGGAACCATGGACCTGTAGGAGAAGGAAGTTTTAGCTCACATGTCAGAGTGTTTATATTTGGCAAGGGGGGATGGGGGCAGGTGTTTGGGAGACAGATTGCAGGGATCTGGGCTTGTGGTGGAGTTGACAAGTCAGAAGTATCATGGACATCTCATGCTCAGTGGTGGGCCTCAGCCAAGTTTGTCTTTCTGGGATGTTCCCTAAGGTAAAGTATAGTTTCCATTTCTTCCAGTTGGAAATGCAGAGCATGATACCGTAGTTAGTTCCTTCTGTAATACGCTTCTAGCCAGTTAGAATTTAGCCTTACTTCGTTAAAACTGTCTTTAAATCCTAGAGGCATGTTTTTTATGGATTATGGAATagaaatggggtttttttcctaagtaatttCTACTGCAGATTACCTTAGCTCATAAtctacagaattttttttttttcatttattttaaaacaactattttgtttaaaataaaatgaaactaaGTATGAACACTTTTACTGAACATCTGTTTGGTAACTTTTAACCCTTTAGCATTTTTGTAAATGCTCTTAATCTCTGTATAGTAAGTAATAGATTTACTATTCTTGCTTTTATATCAGTCGCTTCTTTGTAATTACAAAGCATTTTATATCCATGCCATAGAGTAATTTATAAGCTAACATTCTAATATTTTCTCTCTTGACAGTTTGCAGTACTACTCTTTGGGTAGGTCAAGTAGACAAGAAGGCTACACAGCAAGATTTAACTAACTTGTTTGAAGAATTTGGACAAATAGAGTCAATTAATGTAAGTAAGCATGTTGTGATGCATTTTCAGAGATTACAGACTAGCCTCTGAATTCCTTTTAGCAGCTTAAGCTTATATTCAGGAGACtggtttttatctctttttaaaaacTGGCTATCATATTTGCCTGTTGGTTTCCATGTACTGTCTTTTGAAGCATTCAAGACAGCACACTTAGCAGTAGAATAGCTTTTTTCAAGTACTAACacttcagacttttttttaaaccagggtcttaacaaataaaaatgtcttttctctttttgtcaTGTGAGACAGGGTGGCTATCATTTTCCTTGGACTAGTGAATAGTTTTTGTGGCTTTACAGAATCTTTTAAAAAGCTTCACAAGTCAAAAAAAGCCCCGTAGACTGACATTTAAGCCTCATTTTGATTTGCAGGGATTAGCAATTAAAGttcaaaggaaaataatgtaATAGCTATAATGTTACCTGTTACCTTTTGGAGGCAAACCATATTGTAAATAGTTCATCCTACACATTCAACGAAGTTTTAAGTACCTAGAATAACATTGCTGTATACCTTAAACGTATCTTTATAAGAACTGCATTAAAATCTGTCATCTTCAACATTTTTGTTCATTATATTACTGTGTTTAAGCAGTTGCAATACATGATTTGCAAACTTTCAAAGATTACATACCACATCATACTTTTCTTTCCTAAATAAAACATTAAAGGTAGTGGAAACAGCGCTTCAGGAATGAAGACTGTACTAGCTTGTGCCTCTCTGCAAGGTTATTGAAGAGCTTGCAGTGATTTTGAAGCTTAAAAAGAGGAAACAACCTCTGGTTTTCTGGAGCTGTCATAGTATCACATAGCTCCCAGTTCTTGCCTGTTCCATGTTGTTCAAATCTTTCATGTCATTTGTCAtgcttgctgctgcttcttgaaAGTGTTATAACTGAAGTACCCTGCCAATATAACTCTTAGGTTTTGCTGATGCTCAAAATTGTTAATATTGCTGATTAAGGTAACAATTGTTCTAAGTGTAAGCCTTTCCTTTTTTAGTATTGGTACTCACCTCGTGTAGTTACACAATCTGAAGTACGGGTTTTCCTACTTcttaaaactgctgctttttttccatAGATGATTCCCCCAAGAGGTTGTGCTTACGTCTGTATGGTACATAGACAAGATGCGTATCGTGCTCTTCAGAAACTTAGTTCTGGGTCCTATAAAATTGGATCTAAAATTATTAAGGTAAGTTGATTTTAATCTAAAGATGCTGTCCATTTCAAATACAGTTCACTTTTAATATGATTTGTCATTTAGCAGCAGTTCATTTAAATATACAATATGGAATAGAAGAATGAAGCAATAAGGTgtaaattgttttctttctttgtaaaatGCAGCTTTTAACAGTCAATATGAGAGATAGTACAATGAAATTTTGACTTAGGAAATACTTGGAGAATATTTTATGTATGTGCTAGTGATATGAACATAAAATTGTAAACAGCCTGAGTCCTTTGCCTGACCATTTGGATCACTTAATATTAAATTTGATAGTATTCTTACAGAGTTAAGTGTATGATTAagtgctgtggtttttttctgctttctttgatGCTTTAGGATGAATCCTTGAAATACTGTCTTTTTCATTTCCCCATATATAGATTAGAATTAATGTAGAACAAATCTAACCTTTTTGATGTAATTAATCTTCCACATACCTGTTGCAGAGACCAAGTGAACTTCCTACAGgttcatttaaaattaaaaacttgCTAAAACTTGCATAAATAGACACTGAAGATTGATCTGCAGAGACAGAAACATGAAGGAAATAATGTGAAATACTCTATTCACACGTTACATGATTTAACTAGTTTATCtggttgggttttattttcagattGCCTGGGCTTTGAATAAAGGTGTGAAAACGGAATACAAGCAGTTCTGGGATGTAGATCTGGGAGTTTCATATATTCCTTGGGAGAAAGTAAAATTGGATGATTTAGAGGGCTTTGCTGAAGGTGGCATGATTGACCAGGAAACAGTAAATGCAGGTACAGACATTAACAATGATTCTGATAgttagaaaatgtatttatattgCTAATTGCAAATCTTCAAGAAGTTTATTGCTTAGGTAATACATACTCCTTTTCAGTTTACATAAATTTTACTGGCTATTTGCTTACAATATAAATGGCACTCTGATAATGAAATCTAGATTGTCTTTGTAGACGAGTAGCTAGTTGATTGTCATGACAATGAGGCATGAATGACAAAGGAAATTTAATTTAAGGAAGTTAATAAAgattagcattttttaaaatagttatGAATTTGCTGTGCACTTGTTTCCAAGAATAGAAAATACTATTCTGTGTAGAAATTATGATCTGCTTGTGATTGTGAAAGGTGTTATATTCAGGTGTAAGACTGAAGTTGGAGTTGAAACTTGTTCAAATCTACACCGCTTAGCTGAATCTTAAAGTATTTGCTCCATTAAGTTGAAGAGACACAAAAGCAAGTGGTGTTAGACCTTACTCTGAAAGCCAGTTAACTGACAGGTTTGTTGGATTTGTAAATGATTCATGACCGCTGTGTCTTCTTGAAACGAATCTGGCACCAAATGATTGGACTGTACTGAAGTAAGACTGTTTTATAGTAGCAACAATAATTTTTCAGGTCAAAATGCAGTCTTGTTTTGAGTAAAAGTTGAATATAAATGACAGAAAAATTTAAACATGGAACATTACTGAAATACATTCACTGTTTTATACTTGAAATACAAAACTTTTTGAGGAAAtgatagaaggaagaaatgggGATGAGGTTTCTCTTTCACTGTAGAGTAGCTGACTGATAACTCAGATATGTTGACAACAGAAGTTTTTAGAACACTGGAGCATACtcattattacaaattattaacAGAATGATTGGTGGAAAAAACTTACCAAGTTTTGAAAAGTCAGTTGGTATACAGACATAATCAGAGCATTGCAGGTAATCttctttttatattaaaaatatacctttttttAAAGAGTGGGAAACAGCCAGAAGCTCAGAAGCGGCTAAAGAAAACGCTCAAACTACGCAGAGTCCTGCAGCTGATAAGAATACAGTGGTTACAACACAGGCAGAAGCTTATACACAACCAGTCACTATGCTGCAGGTTTGTATTGGTCTGAGTTAGCAAAAGCCCCACAGAACTGGAGGGAAAACTTTATATTCAATACAGATAAACTTTTAATGTTGAGTTAAAGTACTTAAAACTACTTAAGTTCTGCCTCCGTGTGGACTTACCTCTCAAATATTGTAGAGTGGACTCAGTTGCCATGGTTGAGAGAAAATCTTTAGTTTCATGCACAACATATATCCCAAACTCGTGTGACATCTCAAATGAAGGACTGCTGAAGACAGagcaattgcaaaaaaaaaaaaaaaaggcacattagtttaagaataatttaaaatgagCTTGCAGAAAGTATTTTGCTTATAGAGCAAAGCATCTCTACCTATTTGCTTTTCCTCTTAGCAGCTTTGAATATAAGTTTAATTATTTTCTCCATAATTTTTGGCAGGTTTTCATAGGGACGGTCACATTTTTAAAAGACCTGGTTATTCAAGTATTGAACTGTTGCACTCTATATGCAGTAATTTATGAGAGTCTTTGATCCTctgctgtgtgtttttctttttcttccgcTAAAACAGAATTTTTGGGACATCCAATCAGTAGCAAAGTATTGGGGAATGCTGGAAGAATACAATGTCATGTTTCCTGAGTACACGAACTACATATGTTTATGAAGTATAAATACAAAAGCTTTTTCTTATGAAATTGTAAAATCTTATTTTAACTGTCTCCTAGTGTGTACTGTGATCAGTATATCTTTAAATATACATAGATATTGCTTTTATTCTGCTGCTAATTACTTTTAATTATGCTACACTGTGTCAAAACGGGTAGCTCAAACAGAAGTTTGAGAAATATTAAGTAAATTTCAAAATTTCATTAGGACTATTAGCCTTATAGTTATATACGCTAAACAAAACTTTTCAGTACTGttctaaaatatgtattttttttctaatgaaaacaGAATCACTGTTTTTAAGTGCTCTGAAATTGCCACTCCATctacattttccttccttttcttgctCTCCCTTTCTACATTGACCTCTCTCCCATAGGTGCATTTTTATTCTTGAGTAAGTAGTGTTTAACAGTGTACTTTATGTTCTTTTTAGAATAAAGATAGTATAGGATTATTCCAATTTCCTTGTTTACCTGTAGTGTAGGTACCATTTCAGAATGCAGTTTTAATTCTTCAGGGTGTCCAGAATGTGTACAAAACCTTTAGTACGTTTAGTGCTTACATTATTTGCGCTCGAATCAGTTTATCCCTCTTTTAATGTCATTGAATGTGGTTAAGTATTAAATatgcttgtttttcctttccatgaaaaaaagaTTCCAGTAGCTCCAGTTGTGCCTGCTGTTAGCTTGGTTCCACCTGCGTTTCCTGTCACAATGTCTGTCCCTCCTCCTGGTTATAGTGCAATTCCTCCCCCACCCTTCCTGCGAGCAAGTTTCAACCCTTCACAGCCACCTCCAGGTGAGTTAGTAAAAATTAAGTTGGGTATGTAATGAGTATGCTCAGTTTGTATGCTTCTGTATACATCATGTTTTGAATAGTTCTCCATCAGATACTGGTTACTGTTTGAGCCAGTTGACCTTTGAATCGTCAATTTTGATCTAATACGAAAGTTTGTTATCTAACTTAACATTATTTCACCAGTGTGTTTTGTCAGGAATAGGAATTACAGCAGAATTTCTTTAAGACTTTGataaaaatgaagattttaaaaatcCTTAAGATGAATCTCCTTTATTTGGAAAATTTTGAAACCCTTTTCTTCCTCAGCTATTGTTGACAGATATCACTTTAAGATGTACATGTAGATAATAAACAGATGGGGTTGTTTTTGAAAGCAATAACCACCATTGCTTCTTCCCATACATTTGTTGTTTGCTAGTCTTCAGTGATGCAGTTTTTCAGGATGAATAATGCAGGCAAGCTTTTActgcaaaacttttattttttttcccttacagtaatttttctcctttttttttttttcccacataggTTTTATGCCTCCCCCAGTCCCACCTGTGGTCCCCCCACCTGTGGTCCCCCCACCTGTTGTCCCACCAGTTGTTCCAACACGTAAGTTTGATTCTTCTGATAGTAGTTTGTTGTCAAAGCTTAATTGTTTGATATACTACTTGTTATTTCATCAAAAGCAAATTAATCCTGTATAATGGAAACTGGCAACACAGAAGCTATTGTTTAGCTGGTTTTAACAGGTAttgagaatcatggaatcacagcatgtcctgagttggaagggacccacaaggatcatcgagtccaactcccgtTCCCTGAATGTCAACCCCACAGTTcaaaccatgtgtctgagggtattgtccagtctcttcttgaaccctgtcaggcttggggctgtgacacctccctggggagcctgttccagtgctgcaccgccctctgggtgaagaaccttttcctaatgtccagcctaaacctcccctggcacatcttcctaccattcccttgggtcctatcattggtcaccagagaaaagTGCCTGCCCTTCttctttgtgaggaagctgtagatggtgatgaggtctcccttcAGTCTCTTATTTGTATGCATAGTTCAATATCTGAGCCTGTCTGTAACAGGTGTCTCTGTTGGTGTTGGTCGCTGAATAATttatagtaatttattttttcttagtcTTTTAACTGTATtcatttaacatttaaaaatatctgttaAAGAGTACTGATTGCTTAGGTTGCCTGCAGTTCATGGTCTCTAGAATAAAAGTAAATATTACTGTGCTGACTGAGGAtaagaaaatgttattaaaaaaatgtaacacttaaggtaattaatttatttttatttatttgccagACTAATCTTGAAGGCTTGAATATATGATTACTGTGATACACTTCTGTTATTTCTCTACAGCTTTAGTACAGCCTCCACTACCGATTGCACAAGAAACAATGAAGGATGTTCCTTTTAGTAGCCTTGTTCTACCAGTTGGCACAGTTGCTAGCAGTTTAGCTACTCCAACGTTATCTGCTGGAAGTGTTTTTAATCCTCTACCCATCAGCAAACCAGAATCAGATGAAAAGGGATCACATCTTACAGACCTTCAGATTTCTTCCAGTGAGAACAATAGATCTGGTAAGAAACGCCTTTATTGTCTGATACAGTTGCACAGAGGAAACATGAtacttgtgagggtttttttgcagATCATAGTCCATTGCACTAATAACTACAGAGTAGGAAATTTTAGGCTGGGTATCACTTTCATTTTAAGTTGGAGGAGTGGTGGGAACCATCTTCCTCATCATTTGGTCATTGATGTCTAGCAGTTTATGCTCAGGGATGTTTTTGTTGTAGACTTGAGAAGTAAATCTGAGACTGGGAGCCCTTTAGAAAAGTTGTTAAAAGTACATTCCACTGCACCCCGTGGCAGTGGAAAGAAGCAGAAGAGGGTAGGGTAGTATAACGTTTATAGAATTACATTGAAGATTTTAGTACTTCTGTTGCATAAATTGGCTGTAGGATTTGTCAGTTTTAAGATGCAGTACGTTCTTTACTATGTAGAGACCTTCATTTCTGTGACATAATGTCTGTTTATCTCCAATGTGATTAAAATTACGTATGCTCATTATGGAAACTGAGACAGACCTTGTCAGCAGTGTCATCACTGAATGCATTAACTGAACATGGGTTCAGCTGCATTTTGTTTTGAATGCTATGTATTATGCTGACATTTTCAGTTAACTATTCTTCTTGTTGCTGCATTTTAGTGCAGAGTGACATCTCGAGTAGCTCTGGACCTGTTGGAGGAGTGCCACCACCCAGCGTCTCAAGCAGTTCTGCACTTACTGGAGAAGGGCAACCACCCGATGTCTCAAGTAGCTCTGGACTTGCAGGGGGAGTACAGCCACCCAGTGTTTCAAGCAGCTCCGGACTTGTAGGAGGAGTGCAACCACCAACAGTTTCAAGCAGTTCTGGTCTTGCAGGAGGAGTGCAGCTACCCACTGTCTCCAGTAGCTCTTCTCTTGCTGGTGGAGTTCAGCCAACTAATGTCTCAAGTAGCTCTGGACTTATGGCTGGAGTGCAACCACCACCAAATGTCTCAAGTAGCTCAGGGCTTCTAGCTGGAGTGCATCCTCCCAGTGTCTCAAGCAGTCCTGGCCTTCTGACAGGAATGCAGCCACCCAATGTCTCAAGCAGCTCAGGAGTTCTGGCAGGACTGCAGCCACCGAGTGTCTCAAGCAACTCTGGGCTTCTCATAATGCCACCACCCAATGTTTCAAGTAGTTCTGGACTTATGGGAGTGCCACCACCAAATATTTCAAGTAGTTCTGGACTACTGGCAATGCAGCATCCTGCTGGGGTTCAAAACATGCCTCATCTAAATATTAGTAGTCCAAGAATGCCAGGAATGCCTCTCATAGACATCCGTCCAGGCCTAATGCCCCATTCGCCTGGACCAAGGTTTCCATTAATGCAGCCAGGAATGCCACCGCAGCGTAGTATTCCTCCTCCAGCAATCCTTGATCCATCTCTTCACCCGCCACCTCGAGGTCCTTTTCCTTCAGCAGATATTTTTAATCAACCAGAAAGACCTTTTGGGACACCAGGAAGACAAAATATTGATGGCATTTCTAATCCAGAGAAAAGACTGCCACTTGGAGGTGATAACATTCAGCAGGAAGGAGACAGAGATTATCGCTTTCCTCCAGTGGAAAACCGAGATAATCTTAGCAGACCATCTCCAGTGGATGTCAGAGATTCTGTTGGACGACCACCAGTTGATCCAAGAGAGGGTATAGGAAGGCCTCCAGTAGATGGAAGAGACCACTTTGCAAGACCACATGTAGACATGAGAGAAAATTTTGGAAGACCAGGTATAGATAACCTTGGTCGAAGAGACCATTTTGGTTTCAATTCAGACAAGcactggggacagagaggagattATGATGAAAGAGAGCACCATGCTTTCCCTATTTATGGTGGACCTAAAGGCTTCCATGAAGACAGGGAGAGGTTTCGGCATGTAAACTATAGGTTTGATAGTAGAAGTGGTCCCAATTGGAACAGAGGATTTGAACAAGATGCTCACAGAGATTTTGATGACCGCAGAAGACCCTGGGAAAGACAGAGGGATAGGGATGACAGAGATTTTAATTTTTGCAGAGAAATTAATGGGAACAGGTTTGGAAGAGACAGAATGTCAAACAACTGGATCCCCCCTCCACATCCACGGGTTTTTGAATATTTTGATGGGGCTACTTCCCAACGCAAAGCCGATAATATGCCCCAGGTAAACGGTGAAAATACAGAGACAGAAAGTCAGCCACCAGCTGCACAGGTGCAGGATGATCCAGAACTGTATGAAAAACTGACATCTTCCGTCGAGATAAACAAAGAGAAGAGTGACACAGAAGCTGATATAGAAAGTGCACCAGTGGTAGAAAGCACAGAAACTGAGGGGACATAATCATCACTCAGTAGGTAAAAGATACCTTTTGTAAAGTTGTCATCTCTCTGTAATAGATAAATGGCTGACTGGACGGTAGCAGTTCACTTTTGTCTGCCAGAATTAAGTTAATCTGATGTTCATGTTCATCTTTCACTTAAATAACTGTACAACTGACTTGTATAGAACACTGTTCTTAATTTGAACATGGTaggtaaacatttttttaatttctctgataAAGCATAAACTTGCCCCCACTTGCTTTTAATTTCACAAAGATAAAATAACAGCTTGTCAAACAAAGACTTCCTATggaagaaaatggattttttttagaTAATACCCTTAGGCTGGCTATCGAAATTGTTATACTTGAAAACAGGTGCTGGTGTATGTTGTCCGTGTTTTTAGGCTGCTGCAGAATTTTAAAGTATAGACAAAGCTGTGATATTTTATGTTCCTTCAATTCGGCAGAAAAAGAAATGACCCATGTTATTTAAGGAGCATAATACAGAGATTAAAAGTGATTTTGTAAAATCTACACTATAGTCTCTGTTTTCTCTAAAGTAAGTGTTTGTGATTTGTTCCTCGTACTGCAGtgggtttaaaaaaatgaaaaagtacattttaatgtTGGGTGCATTTTGTTTTTAGATGCCAATAAAGCATATTTGTTTGATAACAGTGTTCTAggtattgtatttttttaaaaacatgcaagCTTTAAAAACTTGGAATCAGCAATATGTGCTTAGCTAGTTGTTGCAAAAGGTTTATATCACTTTTGTAAGACAGATGCAACAGTTAATGTGCAAGAAGCATATGGTTTTTACGTCAAAAATCATGCAGTCATGTTAGTTTATGTAAATAACATTTGTATGTAAGTATTTGTGTAAACTGTAGATATCACTTTTTCTGTGCGTGCCTGTGTATGTGCACGCACTCACAGAATATTGTAGACAGTTCAATAAAATTGAAATGAAACTAGGTTGTAAAAAATTGCCTTTCACCTTCTTTAGGTAATAAGATAAAATTATTTCACTGCAGTGTCATCAAGCTTATTTTACCTTTTCATGGTCATTATTATGATGTTCTTACTACTTCTAGAAGGTGGAACATGATATACTGTAAGAGTATACAGTAGGATTTTagcttttttaaaatgcagatatGCATGAAGCCAAAACTTAACGAATAT is from Patagioenas fasciata isolate bPatFas1 chromosome 3, bPatFas1.hap1, whole genome shotgun sequence and encodes:
- the SCAF8 gene encoding SR-related and CTD-associated factor 8 isoform X1, which encodes MEAVKAFNSELYSLNDYKPPISKAKMTQITKAAIKAIKFYKHVVQSVEKFIQKCKPEYKVPGLYVIDSIVRQSRHQFGQDKDVFAPRFSNNIISTFQNLYRCPGDDKSKIVRVLNLWQKNNVFKSEIIQPLLDMAAGIPPPVVTPVLPSTTAATSNNTPGTPVTPVTPANVVQSLPDPWVSQIANTDTLAAVAQILQSPQGQQLQQLIQTLQIQQQKPQPSLLQALDAGLVVQLQALTAQLTAAAAAANTLNPLEQSVSFNKKLMDRFDFGEESEQNEEPKKETPTSQLPLVPESVNNSLFHQLAEQLQQQNLEHLRQQLLEQQQPQKASPEENQEGNFGSEHSASPSQGSSQQQFLEVETNVDDSMDIQQQDMDIDEGQDVAEEEIFEQEEKKSAVRSRSRTHSRSRSRSPRKRRSRSRSGSRKRKHRKRSRSRSRERKRKSSRSYSSERRAREREKERQKKGLPPIRSKTLSVCSTTLWVGQVDKKATQQDLTNLFEEFGQIESINMIPPRGCAYVCMVHRQDAYRALQKLSSGSYKIGSKIIKIAWALNKGVKTEYKQFWDVDLGVSYIPWEKVKLDDLEGFAEGGMIDQETVNAEWETARSSEAAKENAQTTQSPAADKNTVVTTQAEAYTQPVTMLQIPVAPVVPAVSLVPPAFPVTMSVPPPGYSAIPPPPFLRASFNPSQPPPGFMPPPVPPVVPPPVVPPPVVPPVVPTPLVQPPLPIAQETMKDVPFSSLVLPVGTVASSLATPTLSAGSVFNPLPISKPESDEKGSHLTDLQISSSENNRSVQSDISSSSGPVGGVPPPSVSSSSALTGEGQPPDVSSSSGLAGGVQPPSVSSSSGLVGGVQPPTVSSSSGLAGGVQLPTVSSSSSLAGGVQPTNVSSSSGLMAGVQPPPNVSSSSGLLAGVHPPSVSSSPGLLTGMQPPNVSSSSGVLAGLQPPSVSSNSGLLIMPPPNVSSSSGLMGVPPPNISSSSGLLAMQHPAGVQNMPHLNISSPRMPGMPLIDIRPGLMPHSPGPRFPLMQPGMPPQRSIPPPAILDPSLHPPPRGPFPSADIFNQPERPFGTPGRQNIDGISNPEKRLPLGGDNIQQEGDRDYRFPPVENRDNLSRPSPVDVRDSVGRPPVDPREGIGRPPVDGRDHFARPHVDMRENFGRPGIDNLGRRDHFGFNSDKHWGQRGDYDEREHHAFPIYGGPKGFHEDRERFRHVNYRFDSRSGPNWNRGFEQDAHRDFDDRRRPWERQRDRDDRDFNFCREINGNRFGRDRMSNNWIPPPHPRVFEYFDGATSQRKADNMPQVNGENTETESQPPAAQVQDDPELYEKLTSSVEINKEKSDTEADIESAPVVESTETEGT